One genomic region from Manis pentadactyla isolate mManPen7 chromosome 12, mManPen7.hap1, whole genome shotgun sequence encodes:
- the LOC118920890 gene encoding olfactory receptor 7E24-like — MGSKNLTGITEFLLLGLSDDPELLTLLLGLFLSMYLVTVLGNLLIILAVSSDPHLHTPMYFFLSVLSLADIGFTSTTVPKMILDNQTHSRVISYAGCLSQMSICIVFGCMDSILLTAMAYDRFVAICYPLHYPVIMNPRLCGLLVLASFFISLLDSQLHSLMAVQLTFFIDVELPNFFCGPSQPFNIACFKIPTSAILMYFTGAIFGGVPVSGILLSYYKIVSSILRVPSAGGKSKAFSTCSSHLLVVCLFYGSGFGVYLSSDASRAHRKLAVASLMYTVVTPMLNPFIYSLRNRDLMGALQRLLRRASKSQCLCHLSQRAG, encoded by the coding sequence ATGGGATCAAAGAATCTAACAGGCATCAcagaattcctcctcctgggcctctcAGATGATCCGGAACTGCTGACCCTCCTCCTTGGGCTGTTCCTGTCCATGTATCTGGTCACCGTCCTGGGAAACCTGCTCATCATACTGGCCGTCagctctgacccccacctccacacccccatgtactttttcctctcCGTCCTGTCCTTGGCTGACATTGGTTTCACCTCCACCACGGTCCCCAAGATGATACTGGACAATCAGACTCATAGTAGAGTCATCTCCTATGCAGGCTGCCTGTCTCAGATGtctatttgtattgtttttggaTGTATGGACAGCATACTCCTGACTGCCATGGCCTATGACCGATTTGTGGCCATCTGTTACCCCCTGCACTACCCAGTGATTATGAATCCCCGTCTCTGCGGCCTGCTAGTTTTAGCGTCATTTTTCATCAGCCTTTTGGACTCCCAGTTGCACAGTCTGATGGCGGTACAGCTCACCTTCTTCATAGATGTGGAACTGCCTAATTTCTTCTGTGGCCCTTCTCAGCCATTCAATATCGCTTGCTTTAAAATCCCCACCAGTGCCATATTAATGTATTTTACTGGTGCCATTTTTGGTGGTGTTCCGGTGTCAGGGATCCTTCTCTCTTACTATAAAATCGTTTCCTCCATTCTGAGAGTCCCCTCAGCAGGTGGGAAGtccaaagccttctccacctgtaGCTCTCACTTGTtagttgtttgcttgttttacGGCTCGGGATTTGGGGTGTACCTCAGTTCAGATGCGTCACGTGCCCACAGGAAGCTTGCGGTGGCCTCGTTGATGTACACAGTGgtcacccccatgctgaaccccttcatctacagcctgaggaacagggactTGATGGGTGCCCTGCAGAGGCTCCTCAGGAGAGCCTCCAAATCTCAATGCCTATGCCACCTTTCTCAGCGTGCGGGTTGA